The stretch of DNA TGGAACATATCTACAAGGCATGTTGCAAAAAAGCTCACCTTCATAAATGTTTCATCTCCTCTACAATAAAAAACAGGCATATAATGTAATTATAGGATTGCAGGACAACTAATAAAAACAAAAAATCCTAACAATATTGTTAGGATAAAAGATTTTTATAAGATAGAAAGTTAACAACATGATGAAGACTTTTTTATTTCTACTATGGTAGGTTGAGGTGCACAACAAGAGGACTCAGAAACCATTGATTCAACATCACCTTTGGTATAAAAGAACTCCCATTCGTTTCCGTCAGGATCTGATACCCAGAATTTATCTTGGGTTGCATAACAACAGGTAACATCCATCTCTTCCCTTGCAAAAAAGCCTAATCCTTCTAACCGTTCTTTATGTTTCAAGACTTCTTCCTGATTCTCTACTTGAAAACCAAAATGTCCAACTTGATTTCCAGAGACTTCTTTTTTTAGATTTAGTGTGAAATTGAGACCCGGGTCTTCCAGTAAAAACTTAGCATAGTCTGGCTTTACTTTAACCGGTTTAGCATTAAACACTTTAGTATAAAATTCAATCGAACTATTTAAATTCGTTACGTTTATTCCAACATGCATTTTCATCAGTAGCCCTCCAAACCCATAATTTTTTAACAGCAAGAAGATTGTTGTTCATTGGTTGTTCCACAACAAGATTCCTCTTGAGTGTTTTCAACTTCTTTAATTTCAACATCACAGCAATCTGAAGGCTTTGAAGATCCCATACCTATTAACTTTTTAATAAAATTCATTTTACCCATCTCCTTAATTTTAATGTTAATTAAATCAATTTTTTTTGATTTATACTCTCAGTATATTAGCTATTATTTCCAATTACAACCCTTTAATCAATTTTTTTTGATAAATTTGTTGACACAAGAAAATATTGGATATAATATAATGACATCAAGAATATTTGATTTAAGGAGTAGGTGAGAAAAAAATGGCAGAAGAAATTCAATTACAAGACATATCATTGGAAAGAGTATTTGAAGAATACGAGTTAAAATTCAAAGCGATTGCTGATAAAAAGAGACTACAAATCATGAATATTCTAACTCAAAAAGGCGCGATGTGCGTGTGCGATCTTGCTCCATTGATTGACATGGCTCAATCAAAATTGTCTTATCATTTAAAAATCTTATTAGATGCAAATATTATAAAAAAAGAGACACGGGGAACCTGGAGTTATTACGAATTGAATCAAGAAGAACTTAATCATTTGTTGTCCCCCGAGCTTTGTTGCCTTTTCAAACCGACCTGCTGTTAAATTTTTTTAAATTATTCATCAATTTTTTTTGATTAATATATCAATATAATTTGATTAATAGGAGGAACTCATATGTTTAATGAGTATACAGAATTTCAAATGATGAAATTACGCCAAGAGGAAACAGAAAGAAATGCAAAAGATGCATGGAAGAATTATGTTGAAATGGGCAAGGAGAATAATACTAAAGAAAGAACCTTTCCAGTAAAACCATCAGTAAACCAATGTTGCCCGTGTACATGTGCTTAAACAATAGATTTTGTTCGAACAAAACATCAAATTTATTTGATTAATAATATATATTGGGAGGAATTAATTATGTATCATTACAACTACGGAGTATTAGTTAACGAAAAACAAATAGAAATTGAGAAAAAATCAATGGAAGCTTGGAAGTTTGTTGGCATTAAACATGAATCCTTTTTTCAAAAGATTGCTAGGAAATTATTTACCAAAAAGAACAAAATAGAACAAACCTCTGCAAATTATTGTGTTTGCAGAGAATGCTAAGGGGGAATTGAACATGTGGTTAGACACGCTTAAAAGTTTTCTATCTATTGCACTTGAGTTAACGGTTCTATTTATTGTTATATCATTTTTCATTAGTCTGCTTCAGGGATATATCCCTTACGAGAAGATTGAAAAGAAGTTAGCTGGAAAAAACAAACTGATCGCCGCCTTTGCTGCCATTGTCTTTGCGTTTATAACACCCTTTTGTTCCTGTTCCACCATTCCAGTCGTTGTAAATATGTTAAAAAAGAAAATGCCATTTGGGATAGTAATGATTTTTCTATTTGCCTCCCCTGTCCTTGACCCTACGATTTTAACTATAATGGGTGTGGCTCTTGGATGGAAAGTGACTGCTATCTATACACTTTTAACCACAGTCTTTTCAATCATCATCGGCTTTACTCTTGAGAAATTAGGATTTGAAAAGTCAGTGAAAAATGTTGTAATGACCGGTTATCAAGAACAGCATCAAAAATTTAATATTAAATTGGCTTTAATGGAAACCCTTCATTTAATGAAAAGTGTTTACCCCTATTTATTAATCGGTGCCGCAATTGGAGCCGTGATCCACGGGTTAGTTCCAACAGAATGGATTTCAAGTATGTTTGGCCGAGACCATTGGTGGCTAATACCTATCGCAGCCATTATAGGGATTCCTTTATATATCCGTCTTTCCAGTATGATTCCGATTTCACAAATGCTTATTGCTAAAGGAATGGCATTAGGACCAGTGATGGCCATGATTATCAGTTCCGCAGGTGCTAGTTTACCAGAAGTGATTCTTTTAAAATCAATCTTCAAAAAACAGCTAGTTTTTACATTCGTCTTATCAGTGGTTGTCATGTCCACTATTTCTGGTTTTATCTTTTACTTAATATAGTAGTAATTGGACCAAAAAGGGGATTTAGTCTTTAGACTAAATCCCCTTTTTATTCTCACCTAACAGCAATCACTTTCATTTCCTAGAAGGACAAGTCCATTGACTTCTTGATTGAAATCAAGTGTTAGGTCATTTGTATATGGCTCAATCTCGGCTTCTATTGCCACTGTAATTTCATTTATAGTTACTACCATATCATTTTTTTCCGGCTCATCCAGAGCCAGTCCCACTTGTGGACCTCCTCAGCCAAAGCCTGCAAAATAGACACGAATGTTTTTAGCCTCGTGTTCTTGGAACAATTGCTTTAAAACATCACGTGCTTGATCTGTGATAATCATATATTTCCTCACCTTTCAAAAAATTCACTTTCTTATCTTACTAGTTTTTTCTTATTTAGAAAACAAAAAAAGCTATTTTAGTATTTTCTATATTTTTTATTTTAAATAAACTTTTTTAGCTGTTCATATCCTTTATTCTCTTCACTCATTAGTGAAACAATCGCACATTTTTCAGCCAATTCCGTGGTCACCTTTTGTATCCATCCCTCTTCCGCTTGTGCTCTGCTTTTTAAAACTGGGTCATTGGTTTCAGTAGCGTATAGACTTTGGTTAATTACCCACCATTTTGGTACGATGTCTGCACGCTTTAAATCATCCTGTAATCGACTAGCCTCTAGAACAGGCGTTGCTTCAGCCAGTGTGACAATGACTACACTTGTTTCTTCAGGGTTTCTCAAACGTGGCAATAACGTTTTCACACTTTCAGGAATTTCCCCTGTAGAACGAGCTAATTCTTTATGATAAGACTGTGCTGCGTCTAAAAGGAGTAAAGTGTGTCCTGTTGGTGCGGTATCAATGACCACGATTTCCTCCTTTGCTCTTGCCACAACCTCTGCAAACGCACGAAACACTGCTATTTCTTCCGTACAAGGTGAGTTTAAATCCTCTTCAATGTACGCAATTGCTTCTTCATCAAGTTCATTGCTTACATTCGATAAAACTTCCTTTTTGTAAGCCTCAACTTCTGCTGTTGGATTGATTCGGCTAATCGTTAATTGATCATTCAATTTGCTATTCTGAAAAACAAACTCTAAATGGGCTGCTGGGTCAGTTGTGGTTAAATGCACTTTGTGTCCTTTTTCTACTAATCCAACTGCAATGGCAGATGCCAAGGTGGTCTTACCAACACCACCTTTACCCATTGTAAAAATCACTCTAGTATTATTCTCCGAAAAATCGTCAATCAGTTTATTTAAGCTAGGTAATACTATTGGCTGGCTCAAACCTTCTGATTGTGTAGCGGGCAGAGTATATTGCTTAAATAAATAACGAAGGTTTTTAACACCCGTTAATGAATAAGAAACAAATGGCAAAGAATAGGTGACAACTTGTTTTAGATCCTTTGGCATTTGTTTAATCACCTTTCGTTGACGTTCATAAAAAGAAGCCGAAATTATATCATCGGGTAGATAAGAGTTGAGTAAGCCATTTATGATAAGCGCTTGGTTTG from Bacillus sp. SLBN-46 encodes:
- a CDS encoding ArsI/CadI family heavy metal resistance metalloenzyme, translating into MMKMHVGINVTNLNSSIEFYTKVFNAKPVKVKPDYAKFLLEDPGLNFTLNLKKEVSGNQVGHFGFQVENQEEVLKHKERLEGLGFFAREEMDVTCCYATQDKFWVSDPDGNEWEFFYTKGDVESMVSESSCCAPQPTIVEIKKSSSCC
- a CDS encoding metalloregulator ArsR/SmtB family transcription factor, which codes for MAEEIQLQDISLERVFEEYELKFKAIADKKRLQIMNILTQKGAMCVCDLAPLIDMAQSKLSYHLKILLDANIIKKETRGTWSYYELNQEELNHLLSPELCCLFKPTCC
- a CDS encoding permease is translated as MWLDTLKSFLSIALELTVLFIVISFFISLLQGYIPYEKIEKKLAGKNKLIAAFAAIVFAFITPFCSCSTIPVVVNMLKKKMPFGIVMIFLFASPVLDPTILTIMGVALGWKVTAIYTLLTTVFSIIIGFTLEKLGFEKSVKNVVMTGYQEQHQKFNIKLALMETLHLMKSVYPYLLIGAAIGAVIHGLVPTEWISSMFGRDHWWLIPIAAIIGIPLYIRLSSMIPISQMLIAKGMALGPVMAMIISSAGASLPEVILLKSIFKKQLVFTFVLSVVVMSTISGFIFYLI
- the arsA gene encoding arsenical pump-driving ATPase, which gives rise to MFQSFNPTMIVNTKFIFFTGKGGVGKTSTACATAVTLADEGKKVLLVSTDPASNLQDVLEVGLTNTPKSIPNVPNLFACNLDPEEAARAYREKTIGPYRGKLPDSVVATMEEQLSGACTVEIAAFDEFTNLLADPTIVDAYEHIIFDTAPTGHTLRLLQLPTAWSGFLEENTHGASCLGPLAGLADKKQMYSLTMSALADATKTTLILVARPDESSLLEANRASNELKEIGITNQALIINGLLNSYLPDDIISASFYERQRKVIKQMPKDLKQVVTYSLPFVSYSLTGVKNLRYLFKQYTLPATQSEGLSQPIVLPSLNKLIDDFSENNTRVIFTMGKGGVGKTTLASAIAVGLVEKGHKVHLTTTDPAAHLEFVFQNSKLNDQLTISRINPTAEVEAYKKEVLSNVSNELDEEAIAYIEEDLNSPCTEEIAVFRAFAEVVARAKEEIVVIDTAPTGHTLLLLDAAQSYHKELARSTGEIPESVKTLLPRLRNPEETSVVIVTLAEATPVLEASRLQDDLKRADIVPKWWVINQSLYATETNDPVLKSRAQAEEGWIQKVTTELAEKCAIVSLMSEENKGYEQLKKFI